The genomic region CTCTTACCCTGTGGTATCAGCAGAAGGGATGATCTCCATGAATCCCGGGATAATTATCGAGCTGGTCATGCCTGGGTCAGCGGGCGATCTGACTGATAAGGAAATATTGAAAGACTGGACTTCCATGAGATCGGTCGAAGCAGTCCGGAATGGAAGGGTATATATACTGAGGAAAGATTATGCTCATATTCCCGGGCCGAGATTCATCTTCCTCCTTGAGGATATGGTAGAAGTGATCAGGGGTGTGGAAAAGTGAATAAGAGCGTGATCAATATAAATGATGTTACATGTTTCATAGGTGTAGACCGGATACTCGATTCTGTTTCTTTTGATGTATCGAGAGGCGAAAGAGTCTCGATACTTGGTCCTAACGGAGCGGGTAAATCGACACTTCTCAGGTGTGTTATGAGAATACTGCCCGTATCATCCGGGAGTATATCGATAGACGGGACAGACACACTAAGGATGCCCAGGAAGAAGCTTGCATCGCGGGTCGGCTACGTGCCGCAGCACCAGGGAGGCAGCTGTCCTTTTTCAGTGGAAGAATACGTTCTTCTGGGACGCTATCCTCACCTTAGTCCCTTTTCCTTCGCAGGCGACAAGGACAGAGATGTCGCCATGAAAGCCCTTGAGAGAACAGGTATGGGAAATTTCTCAGAAAGGTCATTCGATACGCTCAGTGGGGGGGAACGGCAGATGGTACAGATCGCCGCGGTGATGGCCCAAGGCGTGGAAGTACTTCTTCTCGACGAACCCTCAGTCTATCTTGATCCCGGGCACAGGTCGGGCCTGATGAAATTGCTTTCCGCACTGAACTCGGAAGAAGGTATGGCCATAGTCACCGTCACACACAATATCAACGAGGCAATACTCTCCGGCGGAAAAATGATAATGCTCAGAGAGGGAAAGATCATATTTACAGGTGAACCAGGGCTGGCGATCTCCTCTGGAAAACTCGAGGAGTTGTTCGGAAAACAGTTCGTGTATTGTGAACATCCTGTGACAGGGGATGCTATGGTCCTTCCCGATGGAAGATGGGGAAATGAATAAGAAAATATACATTGTCCTGACGATATGTGTCATCTCCTCCATAGTGACGGTATGTGCTCCCTTCTTTGGTATGGAATCGATCACTCCGGCTGATGTGATAGAGGGTGGAAGCCAGGTCAAGATGGATATCTTCTGGAAGATAAGAGTCCCGCGTGTCGTGTCTGCGTATATCGCGGGAGGCGCACTGGCCCTCGGGGGAATGGCTTTTCAGGCAATGTTCAGAAATCCTCTGGCCACACCTTTTACTTTGGGAGTCTCCAGCGGAGCGGCTTTCGGTGCTTCCCTCTACACTTTGTTCGGTACGACATTTGTATTGCTTGGAGTGACCGGGCAGTCGCTCAGCGCATTTATCTGGGCTCTCGCATCGATAATGATAGTTTACGGCCTTACAAGGGCCAGGAAGGGATTTTCCACAGCGACCATGCTCATTGCCGGTGTCGCAGTTAATTTTCTTTTTTCAAGTATGATATTGTTTATGCAGTATATCAGCGACTTTGATAATTCTTTCAGAATAATCAGGTGGATGATGGGAGGGTTCGGGTTAACTGGATATGGAGCGGTAAAATCGATTCTCCCATTCGTCGTGCCGGGTGTTCTTCTCGTCTTTCTGTTCGCGGATGAATTGAATCTGCTGGTTCTTGGTGAGGAGACAGCCTTGAGCAGGGGAGTCGATGTAAAACGAACAAGGAAGATCCTGTTTTTTGCAACTTCGTTGATGACTGGTGGGATCGTTGCCGCTTTCGGGCCGATCGGATTTGTGGGTATGATGGCCCCTCATATATGCAGAATGGTAATCGGCGCGAACCATCGGTATCTGGCCCCGGTCACACTGATGTTCGGTGGAATGTTTCTCGTCGTCTGTGACACTATTGCCAGGATGTTGATAGCTCCGGCCGAGATCCCGGTAGGTGTCTTGACCGCTCTTCTCGGTGGGCCGTTTTTCCTTTGGCTGCTTATGGCAGGTTTTTCGGAGGGAGTACCCGGAGGAAGAAAGCGGCTAAAAGCATCAAGGAAGAAATGAATAATATGACTATCTCCACTACAGGAAAAATATTCGATCTAAAGAAATTCGCGATTCATGACGGGCCCGGTATCAGGACTACTGTTTTCTTTTCCGGCTGTCCTCTTGACTGCTGGTGGTGTCACAATCCCGAAGGGATCAATAATGACAATTGTGGGAAAGGAGTCCCTGGAAAAAGATTCTTTTCCGATCTGGAAGATTGTTTTACAGGGCCAGCTGTAACCATCGATAATTTGATGTCAGAAATAAAGAAGGACAGTGTCTTTTACGACCAGTCCAGTGGCGGTGTGACCATGTCTGGAGGAGAGCCGCTGATGCAGCCCGATTTCCTCAAAGAATTACTTTCAGCATGTACAGAGTCGGGGATTCATACGACTCTGGATACTTCAGGTTATTCGTCACCTGATATCCTCGCCAGAATAACAAGTGATGTCGATCTCTACATGTTCGATATAAAACTGATGAATGATGAAGATCATATCATGTATACAGGAGTATCGAACCGACAGATCCTGGAGAACTTCAGGATGCTGTCTGCATCGGGGAAGAGGATTTGGGCCCGTGTCCCGTTGATTCCCGGGATCACTGACACTACTGCCAACCTGGATTCGATAGTTTCATTTCTTGTAGATTGTGGTAAAATTGAATGTGTCAGTCTACTTACCTATAACAGGATAGGTGAAGACAAATTCCGGAGAATGGGAATTGAATACAGGCCAGGGCCACTCGAAACACAGAATGACACAAAACTCGATGAGATCAGGGCACTATTCGAAAGAGCAGGACTCGTCGTTTCCGTTGGAGGGTGAAGGTGGAATGAAAGAACGTATCCGACTGCTCAGAGGAAAGAGCCTCGAAGCAGAACCTCTCATATCTATTGAGCGAGCGCAACTCATCACTGACTTCTACAGTAATCACGATGACGGGACGATGTCCATTCCCAGGCAGAGGGCTTCGGCTTTTCGCTTTATTCTGGAAAAAAAGGAGATCCATGTTGATGATGGAGAGCTGATCGTCGGCGAGAGAGGTCCAGGACCGAAGGAGACACCGACTTACCCCGAGATATGTACTCACACGATGAAGGACCTTGAAATTCTCGATACAAGGGAGAAGATAAGGTTCTCGGTGTGTGATGAGGTCCGAAGGATCCAGAGAGATGAGATAATACCTTTCTGGTCCGGGAGATCGATCAGGGACCTGCTTTTCGAGCGGGTGGATGATGAATGGAAGGCTGCCTATGATTCCGGGATCTTTACCGAGTTCCAGGAGCAGAGGGCGCCAGGTCATACCGTGCTGGACGACAAGATCTACAGGATGGGATTCTCCGACCTCCGTGGTGAAATTGCTGAAAACATCGAAAAGTTTAAATCAGGTGATAATGTTGATAAGGAATCCAGACTTGAAGAATTGATGGCGATGGATACCGCGGCGGAGAGTCTTATAATGTTCGCGGGAAGGTATGCAAAAAAGCTCGAAGCCTTATCTATGGAAGAAACTGACAAAGATAGAAAAGATGAGCTGGCAAAGATGGCGTCAGTATGCAGGAAAGTGCCGGAGAACGCTCCCGAGACTTTCTGGGAAGCACTTCAATATTACTGGTTCGTTCATCTCGGGGTAATCACTGAGTTGAACACATGGGACTCGTTCAATCCGGGAAGACTGGATAGACATCTGCTTCCCTTTTATAGAAATGATATTGCAGCGGGCATTCTTGACGAAGAGAAAGCGAAAGAACTTCTTCAATCATTCTGGATCAAATTCAACAACCAGCCCGCGCCACCAAAGGTGGGAGTCACTGCACAGGAGAGCAACACCTACACCGATTTCTGTCTCATAAATCTTGGCGGTGTTGACGCTGAAGGAGATGATGCTGTCAACGAAGTCACTTATCTTATCCTCGACGTTATCGAAGAGATGAGGTTGCTGCAGCCAGGCTCGATGATCCAACTCAGCAGAAAGAATCCTGAAGACTTCCTTCACAGGGCTCTAAGAATCATAAAGACCGGTTACGGACAGCCATCGATATTCAATTCAGAAGCTATCATCGGAGAGATGCTCCGCCAGGGGAAGGATATAGTCGATGCTAGAAACGGTGGGGCAAGTGGCTGTGTTGAGACTGGCGCGTTCGGAAAGGAATGCTACATACTGACAGGATACTTCAACCTGCCTAAGGTTCTGGAGGTCACACTTTTTAACGGTTTGGACCCCTTGTCAGGAGAAAGGCTGGGGCCAGCCACAGGAGAAGCTGGATCTTTCCAGTCGTTCCAGGAACTGTTCGACGCTTTCCGCGTTCAATTAAGGCATTTTGTGGATATCAAGATCAGGGGAAATATCATTATCGAAGAGTTATGGTCTGAAGTGCTTCCGGCACCATTCCTTTCACTCCTTATTGACGATTGTATTGTGAAAGGGCTGGATTACAACTCTGGAGGTGCGAGGTACAACTCGTCCTATATTCAGGGCGTTGGTTTGGGCTCAGTGACCGATTCGCTTGCGGCCCTGAAATTTCATGTATTTGAAAAAAAGGATGTATCGATCGGTAGTATGATGAAAGCGATCAGGTCCGATTTTGAAAGCTTCGATGAATTGAGACATATTCTTCTTCAGGAAAGTCCCAAATACGGTAACGATGACGATTATGCCGATTCGATAATGACTGAAGTATTTAACGAATATTTTGAGGCTGTAGACGGAAGGCCGAACTGGAAGGGTGGGGTATTCAGAATCGATATGTTGCCGACCACATGTCACGTATACTTCGGGAAAGTCACTGGAGCTATGCCTGACGGGAGAAAAGCCGGAAAGCCTCTTTCCGAGGGGATTTCACCCGTGCAGGGAGCCGACAGGGACGGGCCCACAGCGGTTCTGAGATCTGCCGCAAAATTCGATCATATCAAGACCGGCGGGACGCTCCTCAATCAGAAGTTCACTCCTGGTATCTTTTCAGAGGAAAGCGGTATAGAAAAGGTGGGGCACCTCGTTCGTTCATATTTCAGGATGATGGGTCACCATATTCAGTTCAATGTAGTAGAGGCAGACATGTTGAGGAAGGCACAGAAAACGCCTGAAGACTACAGGAATCTGATAGTACGTGTCGCTGGATACAGCGACTATTTCGTCGATCTGGGAACCGAATTGCAAAATGAGATCATTGAGCGCACCGAGCACGGAATCAACTGAGTCCTGCCGGGGCCGGAAAGATTATGAAAGAAAACACCATCTTTTCCAGAAAGATCCCCCTTGACTACGGATCGATCCTGATATTCTTATTGGCTCTCCTTGTCAGGATAGTATACCTCTCCGAGATTCGCTCAACGGTGACCTTTCTGGTCCCCATCATTGATTCCTCGACGTACAGTGAGGTCGCCCGGAATGTCGCGTCGGGAGGTGTTCTGGATCCTCGTCTTTTCTGGCAGGGTTTTCTCTACCCGGTGATTCTGGCTGTCTTTTACAAACTATTCGATTCTCCGCTTTTAGCTGCGAGAATCGCACAGGTAGTCGGTGGAGCGATTACATGTGTTTTAGTCTACAGAACGGGACGTTTGATATTTGACAGGCGAACGGGGCTGACAGCCGGCCTGATAATGGTGTTTTGTGGCCCGATGATATTTTTTGAAATGGAACTTCTTGCTGCTGGATGGGCCGCTCTCCTTTCAATGCTGCTTATAATGCTTTACATGAAGGCGATCGATAAGAGACAGCCATGGGTTTATGCAGCGGCAGGTATTGTCGGTGGGCTGGCTTCGATAGCAAGAGCAACGTTTTTGCCGTATGTCCTCGTGATGACTCTTTTCATTGTGTGGAAAGTTATCAGAGAAAAGTCAGGAATCAAGGGAAAGATCCTGAATGTCGTCCTTATCACCGGGACTGCGGCCATGATTCTGCTCACAGTATCGCTTCTCTCAGAAAAGGCTACCGGACATTTTAGCCCGATACCCAGGGCGGGGTCATTGAATCTGTATGTCGGAAACAATCACGACACCGATGCGACGATGATGATCCGTCCAGGCGCAGACTGGCGGAGGCTTGTCAGGGAACCAGAATTGAACGGATTCATGGATGATTCGGGGCATAGAAGATATTTTATGAACAGATTCAGGGATTATGTTGCGACAGATACGGGGTCTTTCATAGTCGGATTGGGATCAAAGACTCTGCAGTTGATATCTTCGAGAGAGATCCCAAGGAATATCGATATCTACTCGAGCAGGTCGGATTCCAGGATTCTTTCTCTGCTGGTCTGGAAAGTGGGAAGGTTCGGTTTTCCTCTGGGCATAATTCTCCCGTTCGCTTTCCTGGGTCTCATTGCCGGGATCAGAAAGTTTAGCCTGCCGATTTCCCTGTTTCTGGTTGTATATGCCGGCGCGCTCATCCTCGTCTTTATTTCATCCAGATACAGGGTGGTGATGCTTCCGGTGTTGTCTATCATGTCAGCAGCGGGCGGGATCTTTTTCTTCGACTCGGTTAGAGAACGGGAACCGAAGAGGTTGTCAGCTGTGCTTGCAGTGCTGCTGATTACAGTCGTATTGACCACTCTTCCCGGGCCCTTTGTGACAGAAGGGTATCATTACCGAGCGGAGAAACACGCTTCTGCTGGGTACGAACTGGGTAAAGTCGGCAGGTTGCAGGAGGCAGCGGAGCAGCTTGGCGTCGCTGTCGAATTGGAGCCTGAGTATGCTGGGGCACACAGGATGCTGGGAAATGTGCTTAGCCAGTCAGGAAAATATGAGTCTGCACTTATACATTTCAGGAAAGCGCTCGAGATCGAGCCCTCATCGTCTACCACACAACTTTATGTTGCTGTTGCCCTTGCGAAACTTGGAAGAAATAGTGAGGCTCTTGAGTACCTCGACAGGGCAGAAGAAGGAGCTCTTGCAGCGAAGGAAAAGATGCTGTATATCCAGGTCATTAACCTGAGGTCGGCAATTGAGAGATCCGGGAAGGAACCGATAGTACAATGAATCTTTTTCGTTCTAAAATTCGGCGATTATTATCCGTTACAGGTGCGTTCGCAGTCCTATCTGTCTTGTCATGTTCGGACAGCCCATTCGATCCAGGCGAACCAGAACCCGAATCCGGGTGGTCCATTCAAAACCCAGATCTGGTCATCAGGGGATTGAGGGATCTCTCCAGTGCCGGAAATGGAAAGCTGGTATCTGTCGGTACTGGTGGATCGATATACCTCAGCCTGGATGCTGGAGAGGCGTGGAGCGATATATCGTCTCCAATTAACCTGAATATGTATGGAGTGGATTTCCTGGATAACAACAATGGTATGGCTGTTGGTGACGCCGGAAACCTTATAATGACAGACGACGGTGGGCTGACATGGGAGATCATCGATACAGGGATATCAAATACTCTTAACAGTGTTTCGGTCACCGGGGATAGCTGTGCTGTAGCGGCTGGAGCCGGAGGTACGATTTTGAGGATAAATGAGGTCGACGGTGCCTGGGCGACTGAGATTGTTTTTGTGCCGGAGCGTTTCAACGCGATCCAGTCGATCGGTGGGGACAATCTAAGAGCTGTAGGAACTGAAGGCTGGGTATATTCATCAAGGGATGGCGGGAATACGTGGAGACGATCAGATTGTGGCGAGGATGTAGAATTGAAAGGCCTCTTTTTTCATGATACGCAAAATGGACTAGCCGTTGGCGATGCTGGCCGGATATTTATGACGGACAACGGTGGGATATCATGGACGAAGACTCATGACTTCACATCAGTCGATTATCTTGATGTCTGTTTTTTCCATCCTGACAGTGGTGTGGTCGTCGGGACAGGGGGGTCCATGCTCTTTTCTATGGACGGGGGAATGGGTTGGGACGTGATCGATGTCGAAACGGAAAGCGATATAAATGATATTTTCTTTCTTAACAGGTCAAGTGGAGTTGCGGCAGGTGACGATGGCGTTGTTCTATTCTCTGGGGACGGAGGAAGGAACTGGGAAGCCATTTCGAGCCTGGAGGTGACGGAAGACCTGTATGGAGCATATATCGATGAGACAGGGAAGATATTAGTCGCAGGTTCAGGAGGGAAGATTTACGCGAAGGCAGGAACCGGAGCCGAATGGACAAGCGTTACGTCAGGAGTCACGAAGAGTCTTTATGGTCTTTCTGGGAACGGCTCTGGAGAACTTGCAGCCTGTGGGTCCGGAGGTGCTTTGATACTGAGCCATGATGGAGGTTTAACCTGGAGCAGCGCAGGTGGATCGATTACGAAGACTTTTCTCGACATTTCGGTTGATACAGATGGTAATTATACAGCCTCGGGACCAGAAGGGTTGATCGTCGCCTCAACAGATCAGGGTGTTTCGTGGAGGAGGCTTGTTGGAAAGATTGAAAATTATCTGAACGATATTTCTTTCTCGGATTCCCTCAATGGAGCGGTTGTGGGATATTCCGGAGTCATCGCTCGTACTGTGGATGGAGGGGAGACGTGGTTTTTCCAGGAGAGTGGGACGAATGAGCCACTCTTCAGCATCTCGATGATCGACTCGGTCGAAAGTGTGGTTGTGGGAGAGACAGGATTGGTTCTCCATACTATGGATGCAGGGAAAACATGGACCATTCGCCCAACCGGCCTGTCCGGAAGATTATTAGGAGTCGATATAATGGAAGGCCCCTCATGGGCTGTAGTCGGAAAGGATGGCCATGTAGGGATATCTCAGGATAAAGGTGCTACATGGTCGAATATAGACACATTGACTTCAATGGATCTTTATGGAGTATGTCATTCCAGCATCCAGGAAATAATTGTCGCGGGAGAATCCTCGAAGATAATCAAGAGTGTGGATGGCGGAGCAGGTTGGGACGATGTGTCTCTTTCTGTCACCGATGACCTGAA from Candidatus Latescibacterota bacterium harbors:
- a CDS encoding glycosyltransferase family 39 protein translates to MKENTIFSRKIPLDYGSILIFLLALLVRIVYLSEIRSTVTFLVPIIDSSTYSEVARNVASGGVLDPRLFWQGFLYPVILAVFYKLFDSPLLAARIAQVVGGAITCVLVYRTGRLIFDRRTGLTAGLIMVFCGPMIFFEMELLAAGWAALLSMLLIMLYMKAIDKRQPWVYAAAGIVGGLASIARATFLPYVLVMTLFIVWKVIREKSGIKGKILNVVLITGTAAMILLTVSLLSEKATGHFSPIPRAGSLNLYVGNNHDTDATMMIRPGADWRRLVREPELNGFMDDSGHRRYFMNRFRDYVATDTGSFIVGLGSKTLQLISSREIPRNIDIYSSRSDSRILSLLVWKVGRFGFPLGIILPFAFLGLIAGIRKFSLPISLFLVVYAGALILVFISSRYRVVMLPVLSIMSAAGGIFFFDSVREREPKRLSAVLAVLLITVVLTTLPGPFVTEGYHYRAEKHASAGYELGKVGRLQEAAEQLGVAVELEPEYAGAHRMLGNVLSQSGKYESALIHFRKALEIEPSSSTTQLYVAVALAKLGRNSEALEYLDRAEEGALAAKEKMLYIQVINLRSAIERSGKEPIVQ
- a CDS encoding glycyl-radical enzyme activating protein; its protein translation is MNNMTISTTGKIFDLKKFAIHDGPGIRTTVFFSGCPLDCWWCHNPEGINNDNCGKGVPGKRFFSDLEDCFTGPAVTIDNLMSEIKKDSVFYDQSSGGVTMSGGEPLMQPDFLKELLSACTESGIHTTLDTSGYSSPDILARITSDVDLYMFDIKLMNDEDHIMYTGVSNRQILENFRMLSASGKRIWARVPLIPGITDTTANLDSIVSFLVDCGKIECVSLLTYNRIGEDKFRRMGIEYRPGPLETQNDTKLDEIRALFERAGLVVSVGG
- a CDS encoding ABC transporter ATP-binding protein; its protein translation is MNKSVININDVTCFIGVDRILDSVSFDVSRGERVSILGPNGAGKSTLLRCVMRILPVSSGSISIDGTDTLRMPRKKLASRVGYVPQHQGGSCPFSVEEYVLLGRYPHLSPFSFAGDKDRDVAMKALERTGMGNFSERSFDTLSGGERQMVQIAAVMAQGVEVLLLDEPSVYLDPGHRSGLMKLLSALNSEEGMAIVTVTHNINEAILSGGKMIMLREGKIIFTGEPGLAISSGKLEELFGKQFVYCEHPVTGDAMVLPDGRWGNE
- a CDS encoding glycyl radical protein, which gives rise to MKERIRLLRGKSLEAEPLISIERAQLITDFYSNHDDGTMSIPRQRASAFRFILEKKEIHVDDGELIVGERGPGPKETPTYPEICTHTMKDLEILDTREKIRFSVCDEVRRIQRDEIIPFWSGRSIRDLLFERVDDEWKAAYDSGIFTEFQEQRAPGHTVLDDKIYRMGFSDLRGEIAENIEKFKSGDNVDKESRLEELMAMDTAAESLIMFAGRYAKKLEALSMEETDKDRKDELAKMASVCRKVPENAPETFWEALQYYWFVHLGVITELNTWDSFNPGRLDRHLLPFYRNDIAAGILDEEKAKELLQSFWIKFNNQPAPPKVGVTAQESNTYTDFCLINLGGVDAEGDDAVNEVTYLILDVIEEMRLLQPGSMIQLSRKNPEDFLHRALRIIKTGYGQPSIFNSEAIIGEMLRQGKDIVDARNGGASGCVETGAFGKECYILTGYFNLPKVLEVTLFNGLDPLSGERLGPATGEAGSFQSFQELFDAFRVQLRHFVDIKIRGNIIIEELWSEVLPAPFLSLLIDDCIVKGLDYNSGGARYNSSYIQGVGLGSVTDSLAALKFHVFEKKDVSIGSMMKAIRSDFESFDELRHILLQESPKYGNDDDYADSIMTEVFNEYFEAVDGRPNWKGGVFRIDMLPTTCHVYFGKVTGAMPDGRKAGKPLSEGISPVQGADRDGPTAVLRSAAKFDHIKTGGTLLNQKFTPGIFSEESGIEKVGHLVRSYFRMMGHHIQFNVVEADMLRKAQKTPEDYRNLIVRVAGYSDYFVDLGTELQNEIIERTEHGIN
- a CDS encoding iron ABC transporter permease, which produces MNKKIYIVLTICVISSIVTVCAPFFGMESITPADVIEGGSQVKMDIFWKIRVPRVVSAYIAGGALALGGMAFQAMFRNPLATPFTLGVSSGAAFGASLYTLFGTTFVLLGVTGQSLSAFIWALASIMIVYGLTRARKGFSTATMLIAGVAVNFLFSSMILFMQYISDFDNSFRIIRWMMGGFGLTGYGAVKSILPFVVPGVLLVFLFADELNLLVLGEETALSRGVDVKRTRKILFFATSLMTGGIVAAFGPIGFVGMMAPHICRMVIGANHRYLAPVTLMFGGMFLVVCDTIARMLIAPAEIPVGVLTALLGGPFFLWLLMAGFSEGVPGGRKRLKASRKK